From a single Endozoicomonas euniceicola genomic region:
- a CDS encoding restriction endonuclease subunit S: MEFKRYSFKELLSNIVDNRGKTCPTQEEGIPLIATNCIKNDALYAVYEKVRFVSQETYDTWFRGHPEPGDIIFVCKGSPGRIAWVQDPVPYCIAQDMVAIRADEKKIDPKFLFALLRSPKTQASILNMHVGTMIPHFKKGDFANLYFDIPIDMDHQKFAGELYYKLCQKIEHNRQTNQTLENMAQALFKSWFVDFDPVIDNALAAGNAIPEPLQKRAEQRQALQASDDAPAPLSEAIRQLFPASFVFDAEMGWIPEGWEIGCLEDMLVLQRGFDLPKSKRTPGQFPLIVASGQDGTHSEHKVEGPGVVTGRSGKLGEVMFVHDNFWPLNTTLWIKEYKNSNPYHAYHLLKTLGLDQYNSGSAVPTLNRNHIHNMRLLVPAKPVVSEYQKLVAGHFKKIRHNNHASETLAKLRDTLLPKLISGQLRIPEAQQQTEAAVA, from the coding sequence ATGGAGTTTAAGCGTTACTCGTTTAAAGAGCTTTTATCGAATATTGTGGATAACAGGGGAAAGACATGCCCTACTCAAGAAGAAGGTATTCCTTTAATTGCTACGAACTGCATAAAAAATGACGCCCTATATGCAGTGTATGAAAAAGTAAGGTTCGTTTCACAAGAAACTTACGACACGTGGTTTCGGGGGCATCCAGAACCGGGTGATATTATTTTTGTTTGTAAAGGCTCTCCCGGTCGGATAGCTTGGGTTCAAGACCCTGTCCCTTATTGCATAGCTCAAGATATGGTTGCAATCAGGGCCGATGAGAAAAAAATTGATCCAAAGTTTCTTTTTGCTTTATTAAGGTCACCAAAAACTCAGGCAAGCATCCTAAATATGCATGTTGGAACAATGATCCCTCATTTTAAGAAGGGGGATTTTGCCAACCTGTATTTTGATATACCCATCGATATGGATCATCAAAAGTTTGCAGGCGAGTTGTACTACAAGCTTTGTCAAAAGATCGAGCACAACCGCCAAACTAACCAAACCCTCGAAAACATGGCGCAAGCCCTGTTTAAAAGCTGGTTTGTGGATTTTGATCCGGTGATCGATAACGCACTGGCGGCGGGCAACGCAATACCCGAACCTCTGCAAAAGCGTGCCGAACAGCGCCAGGCTTTGCAAGCCAGTGATGATGCGCCTGCACCACTGTCGGAAGCTATCCGCCAGCTGTTTCCCGCATCCTTTGTGTTTGATGCTGAGATGGGTTGGATTCCGGAGGGGTGGGAAATTGGCTGCTTGGAAGACATGTTGGTTTTGCAGCGTGGCTTTGACTTACCAAAAAGCAAAAGAACACCGGGGCAGTTCCCTCTAATTGTTGCCAGCGGACAAGATGGAACACACTCAGAGCACAAGGTAGAAGGACCAGGGGTTGTTACAGGTCGAAGCGGCAAGCTCGGTGAAGTCATGTTTGTGCATGACAACTTCTGGCCACTTAACACAACTTTATGGATTAAAGAGTACAAAAATTCCAATCCGTATCATGCATATCACTTGCTAAAGACACTTGGGTTAGACCAATACAATTCAGGCTCGGCAGTTCCAACGCTGAATAGAAACCACATTCACAATATGAGACTGTTAGTTCCAGCTAAACCTGTAGTTAGTGAGTATCAGAAGCTTGTTGCTGGCCATTTTAAAAAAATCCGACATAACAACCATGCTTCTGAAACTTTGGCAAAACTCCGTGATACCTTACTGCCCAAGTTGATCTCAGGGCAACTCCGCATCCCCGAAGCCCAACAACAAACTGAAGCCGCTGTCGCATAA